Part of the Pirellulales bacterium genome, GAACAATCAATCATGTCGATGCCCAATTGCCACCGTGCCCAGATGCCGGCCCAAGTCCCCTCGCCCCGACCGGCCCCAAGACTGTACGATCCAGGTTCCTCCCGAATCGTCCGCCGTTCCAGCACTTATCCAGGGCTCTCGATGAGCATTGATTTCAAACGAGATTTTCGCCCCGGTTTATACTGCGTCGAACTACGAACGACCCAATGGGAACGGGCCGTCCAGTGGTATCGAGAGGCTCTCGGCTTGCGAACCTTGGTTCGCGTCGTGGACGACGGCTACGCCCTTTTTGAGGCCGGCGAAACGCGTTTGGCACTGCTATCACGGAAATCTTCCGGCGAACCCAGCCCTCGTTGGAGTTTGGGTTTTGAGGTTGAAAACCTCGATGTCGTCGCCCGCCGACTGTTGGATGCTGGGTCACATGTGACGCGCCCTAAATCGAACCCCGAGGGCTTCCAGGAAATCATTACGGCCGATCCGGACGGGAATACGATCCGGCTGTTTGCTTGGCCGAATGAGTGAAGGCGGACAATGGATGATGAAGGATGAATTTCGGCCATTCTTGCCGGCGATCAATCCTTGACCGACATTGCATCGCTGGTCATCATTCTATTGAGACGGTACCATCTTTCGCTGCCGTTCATCATTCCTCATTCATCGCTTCTGCCCATGTCCGACCACACCCAGGTTCAGGGGAGTGACGAGCGGCGTCGGGCTCAAGAGTTGAGTTTGCGTCGAGGACGGCCGCCGTGCGAATTGCCAGGTTACGAGCCGCGGCGGTTTCTTGGCGCAGGAGCATACGGCGAAGTCTGGGTCGCCATTGATCGCACGACGGGGCGGCAAGTCGCGATCAAGTTCTATCTGCACCGCGGCGGCTTGGATTGGTCGCTCCTGGCGCACGAAGTCGAAAAGCTGGCGTTCTTGAGCGCCGATCGATATGTGGTGCAACTGCTCGATGTCGGCTGGGAATCGGAACCGCCATACTATGTGATGGAGTACGTCGAGCATGGCTCGCTCGAAGAACGGTTGCGTCTGAATGGCCCGCTGAAGGTCGCGGAAGCTGTTGCGATCTTTCGCGAGCTTGCCACGGGATTGAATCACGCCCATGGCAAAGGTGTGCTGCACTGCGACTTGAAGCCGGCGAATATCTTGCTCGATCAGGATGGCAAGCCGCGACTTGCGGACTTCGGTCAATCGCGGCTTTCGCACGATCAAGCGCCGGCATTGGGCACGCTGTTCTACATGGCGCCGGAGCAAGCCGATTTATCGGCGATCCCGGATGCTCGCTGGGATGTTTATGCCCTGGGCGCAATTCTGCATGCGATGCTGACCGGCAACCCGCCGCATCGCCACGATAAGGCGGTCACCGAAATCGAGCGCGCGCCGCATTTGGAAGAGCGATTGCTGCGATATCGGCGCGTGATTCAGCAAGCACCGCCGGCGATCGGCAACCTGCCGATTGCGGGCGTCGATAAACGGCTGGCGGATATTTTAGGCCGTTGCATGGCTGCCGATCCGGCGGAACGGTTTCTTAACGTTCAAGCCGTGCTCAATGCTCTCGATGCGCGGCAACAGCACCGCGCTCGCCGCCCGCTGATTGTGCTTGGCGCGCTGGGTCCGTTGTTATTGTTAAC contains:
- a CDS encoding VOC family protein, with translation MSIDFKRDFRPGLYCVELRTTQWERAVQWYREALGLRTLVRVVDDGYALFEAGETRLALLSRKSSGEPSPRWSLGFEVENLDVVARRLLDAGSHVTRPKSNPEGFQEIITADPDGNTIRLFAWPNE